Proteins found in one Tamandua tetradactyla isolate mTamTet1 chromosome 3, mTamTet1.pri, whole genome shotgun sequence genomic segment:
- the NMUR1 gene encoding neuromedin-U receptor 1, translating into MAPLCSNCSILPGDGFPGTPRDHLPCNVSGTALEDLNLTYEALRVKYLGPRQSELFAPICAAYLLIFVVGSVGNGLTCLVVLRHRTMRTPTNCYLFSLAVADLLVLLVGLPLELYELRHNYPSLLGAGGCRFRTLLFETVCLASVLHVTALSVERYVAVVHPLEARSLVTRTHVRRVLGAIWSLAVLCSLPNTSLHGLLRLEVPCRGPVPDSAVCTLVRPRALYRLVVQATALLFFCLPAATISVLYFRIALRLGRERRLLCGLDAWGSGAAAAHVQLRDPGRRQVTKMLFVLIVVFGICWALFHIDRLMWSSVSQWTGGLQLAFQYVHIVSGIFLYLGSATNPVLYSLMSSRFRETFGEALCFGAGGRRHRPCHGSHSLSRVTVGSTLCDLGSSGGRALALAEDSGSEGQQEVDPS; encoded by the exons ATG GCTCCTCTCTGTTCCAACTGCTCCATCCTCCCCGGAGACGGGTTCCCAGGGACGCCAAGGGACCACCTCCCCTGCAACGTCAGTGGGACTGCGCTGGAAGACTTGAACCTGACCTACGAAGCGCTGAGAGTCAAGTACTTGGGGCCCAGGCAGTCTGAGCTCTTCGCCCCCATCTGCGCTGCGTACCTGCTGATCTTCGTGGTGGGCTCCGTGGGCAACGGGCTGACGTGCCTGGTGGTCCTGCGCCACAGGACCATGCGCACGCCCACCAACTGCTACCTCTTCAGCCTGGCCGTGGCCGACCTGCTGGTGCTGCTCGTGGGCCTGCCCCTGGAGCTCTACGAGCTGCGGCACAACTACCCCTCCCTGCTGGGCGCCGGCGGCTGCCGCTTCCGCACGCTGCTCTTCGAGACCGTGTGCCTGGCGTCGGTGCTGCACGTCACGGCCCTGAGCGTGGAGCGCTATGTGGCCGTGGTGCACCCGCTCGAGGCCAGGTCGCTGGTGACGCGCACCCACGTGCGACGCGTGCTCGGCGCCATCTGGAGCCTCGCCGTGCTCTGCTCGCTGCCCAACACCAGCCTGCACGGCCTCCTGCGGCTGGAGGTGCCCTGCCGGGGCCCCGTGCCCGATTCGGCCGTGTGCACGCTGGTGCGCCCGCGGGCCCTCTACCGCCTGGTGGTGCAGGCCACCGCGCTGCTCTTCTTCTGCCTGCCCGCGGCCACCATCAGCGTGCTCTACTTCCGCATCGCGCTGCGGTTGGGGCGCGAGCGGCGCTTGCTGTGCGGCCTGGATGCCTGGGGCTCTGGGGCTGCGGCCGCCCACGTGCAGCTGCGGGACCCGGGTCGGAGACAGGTGACCAAGATGCTGT TTGTGCTGATTGTGGTATTTGGGATCTGCTGGGCCCTGTTCCACATAGACCGCCTCATGTGGAGCTCCGTGTCCCAGTGGACGGGCGGCCTGCAGCTGGCCTTCCAGTACGTGCACATTGTCTCCGGCATCTTCCTTTACCTTGGATCGGCCACCAACCCCGTCCTCTACAGCCTCATGTCCAGCCGCTTCCGAGAGACCTTCGGGGAAGCCCTGTGCTTTGGGGCTGGGGGCCGCCGCCACAGGCCCTGCCACGGATCCCACAGCCTCAGCCGGGTGACTGTGGGCAGCACCCTGTGTGACTTGGGCTCCTCAGGTGGCAGGGCCCTTGCCCTGGCTGAGGACAGTGGCTCTGAGGGGCAGCAGGAGGTTGATCCCTCCTAA
- the LOC143678213 gene encoding nucleolin-like isoform X2 gives MGLTPKAIEDGEDEMSEEKNNGSRDENDKDKDCEEAAKEEDPINKTPGKLKKEMAKQKAYHETKKQKLEDVDAKTLLIKNLPDKVTHHELKEVFEDSFQIRLVNKDGMSKRIAYIEFKSQADAERALEEKQGIEIHGLAIILDHTGEKNQGPGNRGGKSCPWRVGKRKMEQESHAFQEKWERAYFFVEALRRQEKTLAARKERQLISR, from the exons ATGGGCCTTACCCCAAAGGCAATAGAAGATGGGGAAGATGAGATGTCAGAAGAGAAGAACAATGGCAGTAGAGATGAG AATGACAAGGACAAAGACTGTGAGGAAGCTGCTAAGGAGGAAG ATCCCATCAACAAAACACCTGGtaaactgaagaaggaaatggcCAAACAAAAAGCTTACCAtgaaaccaagaaacagaaattggAAG ATGTAGATGCCAAAACACTTTTAATCAAGAACCTGCCTGACAAAGTCACTCATCATGAATTAAAAGAAGTGTTTGAGGATTCTTTTCAAATCAGATTAGTGAATAAGGATGGGATGAGTAAAAG GATTGCATATATTGAATTCAAGTCACAAGCTGATGCAGAAAGAGCCTTGGAAGAAAAGCAAGGAATAGAGATCCATGGGCTTGCCATCATTCTGGATCATACTGGCGAGAAGAATCAAGGCCCAGGAAATAGAGGTGGAAAGAGCTGCCCCTGGAGAG TGGGAAAACGAAAGATGGAACAAGAAAGCCACGCATTTCAAGAAAAGTGGGAGCGAGCTTACTTCTTTGTGGAG gctctgagaAGGCAGGAGAAAACCCT